The genomic segment ATCCGGTCCGTGTACGGGATGAACTGGATCGGCGTGACGTTCTCCCCGATTTTCTCGGCGCACCGATGCAGGTAGCCCAGGTGTGGCACGACCTCACGGATCACCTCGCCGTCCGTCCGCAGCACGAGCCGGAGGACGCCGTGCGTGCTGGGGTGTTGCGGCCCCATGTTGACGAGCATCTCGTCCGTGCGGACGTCGAACTCGATGACGGTCGGGTCGGCGGTGAACTGAGGGGACATCGGGAGGGTTCTCGGTCGACTCGCGGGAGAAGCGCCCAGAAGGCCGGGTCGTCACACGCACCTGACAAGCGAGAGCCGTCGGAGAAAACCGGAGCGCGCTCGTCGGTGCGTGTGGTCACGATTATACTGTTCGCCATCCCACCTACCGAGACTTATCATGCCAACCGAGTTTACCCCCGTCCGACGTCTCGCTTTCCGATCGCTCGTCGCTGGTGTCGTCGCGGCGATCGCACCCGTTCTCGCGTTCGCGATAGAACCTGAACGCGCTAAGAAATGGGAGCCGGAGATCGCCGGCATCGAGAAGCGGTTGAAGCAGAACCCGTCCGCGAAGGACTGCGTCGCCTTTGTGGGCAGTTCCACGATTCGCATGTGGGACGTGAAGAAGTCGTTCCCGGATATGAACGTGGTCAACCTCGGCTTCGGCGGGTCCGAGATCCGCGACAGCACGCATTTCGCCCCACGCATCCTGCTGCCGCTCGACCCGAAAGCGATCGTCTTTTACGCGGGCGACAACGACCTCGCAAGCGGCCGCAAGCCGGCACAAGTGCGCGACGACTTCCGCGAGTTCGTCGGCGTGGTCCGCGCGAAGTTGCCGACGACGCCGATCCTGTTCCTGTGCGTGAAGCCGAGTATCCAGCGGTGGTCGCAGTTCGAGAAGCAGAAAGAAGCGAACGCGCTGGTGAAGGCCCTCTGCTCGGAAGGAAGCCACCTTGTTTACGTCGACCTCATCCCCGGCATCCTGGGCACGGACGGGAAGCCGAAGGCCGAGCTGTTCGCGAAAGACGGCCTTCACCTCAACCCGAAGGGCTACGAGGTTCTCAACGCGGAAGTGAAAGCCTTTTTTAGCCGCAGATGAACGCGGATAAACGCGGATCAAAAATACAGATCAATGCTTTGATCTTTTCTGATCCGCGTTTATCCGCGTTCATCTGCGGCTAAATTTTTGCGGCTAAATTTTTGCGGCCAATTCGACTCGTGCCTTGACCCGCTCGCGGCTGACGCGGGCGAGCAGTTCCTCGGCGGTGCCGCGGGTCAGGCCGGTGGCAAGCGTGAAGGTGGGTTGCTTCAACAGCGCCTCGGCTTCCTCGCCGGAACACGCACGGGCGGCGCGGACGACGGGAATCAGAGCCTCGGTCGCGATCGTCGCGTGGGCGTCGACCTCGACCTTCCACTCGGCGGCGGCCGGTTCGCGGCGGAGGAGCCGTTCCATGTCGGGCACCTCGATCACCACGGCTACCGTGTCGCCGGCCTTCAGACGATAGTTTTTCGGGATGCCCTGTGCAGTGAACGGCTCCTGCCCGGAGACGGCCACGGGTAGGAAACGGTAGTCGACCATCGCCGCGATCAGGGACGTTTCGTGCAGGCAGGGGTCGTTCGGTTGGACGAGCAATTCGACCACGGCCAGCGTCGTCCCGCCGACCACGATGAGCGTCTGGACGCGGTCGCCGTAGAGGGCGGCCGCGAACGCCGGGGCGGCCAGTGCCGGCACCGAGAGCGCGAGCTTGATGTCGGCCGCGTCCCGCACCGCGCGGGCGAAGTCGGGGTCGGTCAGCCGGACGACAATGTTTTGCGCGGGGTTCATTTCGTGGGCTAGAAGGGCGATTTCGAGGTTCGCCAGCTCGGACGACGTGGCCGCGATCACCGCCCGGGCCGGGGCACATCGCGCTTGCCGGAGGACTTCGGGAACCGTCGCGTCGCCGATGATGACCGGCACGCCCATCCGCCGGACCGTGGCCGCGAACGGGCTGTCGTTGACCTGCTCGATCGCGACGACC from the Fimbriiglobus ruber genome contains:
- a CDS encoding GDSL-type esterase/lipase family protein, translating into MPTEFTPVRRLAFRSLVAGVVAAIAPVLAFAIEPERAKKWEPEIAGIEKRLKQNPSAKDCVAFVGSSTIRMWDVKKSFPDMNVVNLGFGGSEIRDSTHFAPRILLPLDPKAIVFYAGDNDLASGRKPAQVRDDFREFVGVVRAKLPTTPILFLCVKPSIQRWSQFEKQKEANALVKALCSEGSHLVYVDLIPGILGTDGKPKAELFAKDGLHLNPKGYEVLNAEVKAFFSRR